In one Streptomyces sp. T12 genomic region, the following are encoded:
- a CDS encoding ATP-binding protein produces MILIAPSLRPTTGTVPTYTQTLSLVASSAALARLSTRTTLRCWSLGELAGDAELIVSELVTNAVRHARPAAATRDEPGRCRLTLEQPEPDRVRVWVTDTSSRPVVRREPGDGEEDGRGLNMVDALAATWDVFVMRDGGKAVWAELKASS; encoded by the coding sequence ATGATCCTGATCGCCCCCAGCCTCAGGCCCACCACGGGCACGGTGCCCACCTACACGCAGACGCTGTCCCTAGTGGCCTCGTCCGCCGCCTTAGCCCGTCTGTCGACGCGTACCACACTCAGGTGCTGGTCGCTCGGCGAACTGGCCGGTGATGCCGAGCTGATCGTGTCGGAGCTGGTGACCAACGCCGTACGGCATGCGCGCCCTGCGGCGGCGACCCGGGACGAGCCAGGCCGGTGCAGGCTGACGCTGGAGCAGCCGGAGCCGGACAGGGTCCGGGTGTGGGTCACGGACACTTCATCGCGTCCCGTCGTACGACGCGAGCCGGGCGACGGTGAGGAGGACGGCCGCGGCCTGAACATGGTGGACGCCCTTGCCGCGACGTGGGACGTCTTCGTGATGCGGGACGGCGGGAAAGCGGTGTGGGCCGAGCTGAAGGCGTCCTCGTGA
- a CDS encoding acetyl-CoA acetyltransferase: MTPRSRKVAVVGVALSDCGRVDDATSYALHAQAARRALADAGLGREVVDGFASAGLGTLAPVEVAEYLGLRPTWVDSTSVGGSTWEVMAAHAADAIAMGHANAVLLVYGSTARADIKAGRRTGNLSFGARGPLQFEVPYGHTLIAKYAMAARRHMIEHGTTIEQLAEVAVQARANAALNPEAMFRDPITVDDVLSGPMIADPFTKLHCCIRSDGGAAVLLAAEEFVRDCRTAPVWVLGTGEHVSHAAMSEWPDFTTGPAAVSGRLAFERAGVRPEEIDFAEIYDAFTYMTLVTLEDLGFCGKGEGGAFVEKGRLLVRGGELPVNTDGGGLSAQHPGMRGLFLLVEAVRQLRGEGGERQVRGREGELPRLGVASATGGWFCSSGTLVLGRD, translated from the coding sequence ATGACTCCCCGGAGCCGGAAAGTCGCCGTGGTCGGGGTCGCCCTCTCCGACTGCGGTCGCGTGGACGACGCGACCTCGTACGCCCTGCACGCCCAGGCGGCCCGCCGCGCCCTGGCCGACGCGGGGCTCGGCCGGGAGGTGGTGGACGGCTTCGCGTCCGCCGGGCTCGGCACCCTCGCCCCCGTCGAGGTGGCCGAGTATCTGGGCCTGCGCCCCACCTGGGTCGACTCCACCTCCGTCGGCGGCTCCACCTGGGAGGTCATGGCGGCCCATGCGGCGGACGCGATAGCCATGGGGCACGCCAACGCCGTCCTCCTGGTCTACGGCTCCACGGCCCGCGCGGACATCAAGGCGGGGCGGCGGACGGGGAACCTGTCCTTCGGCGCCCGGGGCCCCCTGCAGTTCGAGGTCCCTTACGGCCACACGCTCATCGCCAAGTACGCCATGGCCGCGCGCCGCCACATGATCGAACACGGCACGACGATCGAGCAGTTGGCGGAGGTGGCGGTCCAGGCGAGGGCGAACGCCGCCCTGAACCCCGAGGCCATGTTCCGCGACCCGATCACGGTGGACGACGTCCTGTCCGGCCCGATGATCGCGGACCCCTTCACCAAGCTGCACTGCTGCATCCGCTCCGACGGCGGGGCGGCGGTACTGCTGGCCGCCGAGGAGTTCGTACGGGACTGCCGCACGGCACCGGTGTGGGTGCTCGGCACGGGGGAGCACGTCTCGCATGCCGCGATGTCCGAGTGGCCCGACTTCACGACCGGCCCGGCGGCGGTCAGCGGGCGGCTCGCCTTCGAGCGGGCCGGGGTGCGGCCGGAGGAGATCGACTTCGCCGAGATCTACGACGCCTTCACCTACATGACCCTGGTGACCCTGGAGGACCTCGGCTTCTGCGGGAAGGGCGAGGGCGGGGCATTCGTGGAGAAGGGGCGGCTGCTGGTGCGGGGCGGGGAGCTGCCGGTCAACACGGACGGGGGCGGGCTGTCGGCCCAACATCCCGGGATGCGGGGGCTGTTCCTTCTGGTGGAGGCGGTGCGGCAGTTGCGGGGGGAGGGCGGGGAGCGTCAAGTGCGGGGGCGGGAGGGGGAGTTGCCGCGGCTGGGGGTCGCTTCGGCGACCGGGGGATGGTTCTGCTCGTCGGGGACGTTGGTACTGGGCAGGGATTGA
- a CDS encoding DNA-binding protein, protein MSKTARTLLKVLVDQRRWRYVDFERAFRRAAAQVLAEESRNLTVSEAQFRRWTAGRVQTLPGTEACTVLEHMFGIDAVVLFEAPPSVAPAPAFNLEDEILMTARDAQSEAAEAAAASISDTTLDQLRDDVATLARTYSSTAPFDVFQQARELREEAETQRDRTQVPVHTQELLIVAGQACALLATAAFDLGSLDGAKRLCRSAALYGETARFDPLRGFAGGTLAYIAYFSNQPAEAARLARQAQMCTGLGDVARRRLAAIEARAFGYLGNAASAQRALDASQAEGQGATDDLHDGVAGEFGFTVERLAMSNSSTCLLLGDGDQAETAATRALELAAQRPASQRSVRVVGGAAADLAAARLLRGDLDGAADALERVWVVPRDQRATGLLTRTSRVRRALTGEPFRGDQLAGELGERIEDFTRLSAQHQLGTGSGPLAALEA, encoded by the coding sequence ATGAGTAAGACAGCTCGCACGCTGCTGAAGGTCTTAGTGGATCAACGGCGTTGGCGTTACGTCGACTTCGAACGTGCTTTCCGCCGCGCGGCAGCTCAGGTGCTTGCGGAGGAGTCCCGGAATCTGACCGTGTCGGAAGCGCAGTTTCGGCGCTGGACTGCTGGTCGGGTCCAGACCCTTCCGGGAACGGAGGCGTGCACCGTGCTGGAGCACATGTTCGGGATCGATGCGGTAGTTCTGTTCGAGGCGCCTCCCTCTGTTGCACCCGCACCCGCGTTCAACCTGGAAGACGAAATTCTGATGACTGCACGTGACGCCCAGAGCGAGGCCGCCGAGGCTGCCGCCGCTTCCATCTCGGATACCACCCTTGATCAGCTGCGGGACGACGTGGCCACGCTGGCGCGCACGTACAGCAGCACAGCGCCCTTCGACGTGTTCCAGCAGGCGCGGGAGCTGCGTGAGGAGGCCGAGACGCAGCGCGACCGGACTCAAGTCCCGGTACATACACAAGAGTTACTGATCGTGGCGGGCCAGGCGTGCGCACTGCTGGCCACGGCCGCATTCGACCTCGGGTCACTGGACGGGGCGAAGCGCTTGTGCCGTTCGGCGGCTCTGTATGGGGAGACGGCGCGGTTCGATCCGCTGCGCGGGTTCGCCGGCGGGACGCTGGCGTACATCGCGTACTTCTCGAATCAGCCTGCGGAGGCCGCGCGGCTGGCGCGGCAGGCCCAGATGTGCACGGGCCTGGGGGATGTGGCGCGACGCAGGCTCGCAGCGATCGAGGCCCGCGCGTTCGGGTACCTGGGTAATGCGGCCTCCGCACAGCGGGCACTGGACGCCTCGCAGGCTGAAGGCCAGGGGGCGACAGACGACCTCCACGACGGTGTGGCCGGAGAGTTCGGCTTCACCGTCGAACGCCTCGCGATGTCGAACAGTTCGACATGCCTGCTGCTCGGTGACGGGGACCAGGCGGAGACCGCGGCCACGAGGGCGCTGGAGCTTGCGGCCCAGCGACCGGCGTCGCAGCGCTCGGTCCGCGTGGTCGGTGGGGCAGCTGCGGACCTGGCCGCCGCCCGGCTGCTGCGCGGTGACCTCGACGGCGCGGCCGACGCCCTCGAACGGGTGTGGGTCGTGCCGCGCGACCAGCGCGCTACCGGCCTGCTGACCCGCACCTCCCGGGTACGGCGCGCGCTGACCGGCGAGCCGTTCAGGGGCGACCAGCTTGCCGGAGAACTCGGCGAACGGATCGAGGACTTCACCCGCCTGTCTGCGCAACACCAGCTCGGAACCGGCTCCGGCCCGCTCGCCGCCCTGGAAGCATGA
- a CDS encoding radical SAM protein: MKFAQLMAAVSASEPVPAWLADAARRSWKIDLAGRPAAGTVLIRAAGPYRISRATWELNLGCDYDCVMCYLGEKRFEGLDMTGKRRLLEVMTEAGVIWLQMTGGEPLIDPDFPAAYRYAHELGMQVEVLSNGSRLHKDHVLELFVELPPSKMSLSVYGATANTYDTVTRNRGAFERFSAGLNKAVGAALNLDLSLIITRQNAHEIDGMRAWAKRLGLPFREYANLSPTIHGTAEPLPSQSPEHLTSRAPFTGCPAGVTFFHADPFGRASICKVSREPNVDLIAEGADGLARLGGIADSLMLRTGGCSGCKLSDSCRVCRPMAKVFQEAKAPLHHYCQHGMKETA, encoded by the coding sequence GTGAAGTTCGCGCAGCTCATGGCGGCCGTATCCGCTAGCGAACCAGTCCCTGCGTGGCTCGCGGACGCGGCCAGGCGTTCCTGGAAAATCGACCTCGCCGGGCGCCCCGCCGCGGGAACCGTGCTGATCCGCGCCGCCGGTCCCTACAGGATCAGCCGGGCCACGTGGGAACTGAACCTCGGCTGTGACTACGACTGCGTGATGTGCTACCTCGGCGAGAAGCGGTTCGAGGGCCTGGATATGACCGGGAAACGGCGGCTGCTGGAGGTCATGACCGAAGCCGGGGTCATCTGGCTTCAGATGACGGGCGGCGAGCCGCTGATCGACCCAGACTTTCCGGCGGCATACCGGTACGCGCATGAGCTGGGCATGCAGGTCGAGGTGCTGTCGAACGGATCACGGCTGCACAAGGATCACGTCCTGGAGCTGTTTGTCGAGCTGCCGCCGTCAAAGATGTCGCTGAGCGTGTACGGCGCGACGGCCAACACCTACGACACCGTGACCCGCAACCGGGGCGCCTTCGAGCGATTCTCCGCCGGGCTGAACAAGGCCGTCGGCGCCGCTCTGAACCTCGATCTGAGCCTGATCATCACGCGGCAGAACGCGCACGAGATCGACGGGATGCGCGCGTGGGCGAAACGGCTCGGGCTGCCGTTCCGCGAGTACGCGAACCTCTCCCCGACGATCCACGGCACCGCCGAGCCGCTGCCGTCGCAGTCGCCCGAACACCTCACCAGCAGGGCGCCGTTCACCGGCTGCCCCGCCGGCGTCACGTTCTTCCACGCCGACCCGTTCGGCCGCGCGTCGATCTGCAAGGTCAGCCGCGAACCGAACGTCGACCTGATCGCGGAAGGCGCGGATGGGCTCGCCCGGCTCGGCGGCATCGCCGACTCCCTAATGCTTCGCACCGGAGGATGCAGCGGCTGCAAGCTCTCCGACTCATGTCGGGTGTGCAGGCCGATGGCGAAGGTCTTCCAGGAGGCGAAGGCACCACTGCACCACTACTGCCAGCACGGAATGAAGGAGACAGCATGA
- a CDS encoding Zn-ribbon domain-containing OB-fold protein: MGGARSAGPHSGSQCSAGPRYDLPEADAFTRAYWDAAAEGRLLIRRCRACGRAHHYPREFCPHCWSEDVTWEPAGGRATLYTWSVVHRNDLPPFGERTPYVAAVVDLAEGPRMMTEVVECADASRLRAGAELEVAFRDGMPVFRPSAR; this comes from the coding sequence ATGGGCGGCGCGCGCTCCGCCGGTCCGCACTCCGGCAGCCAGTGCTCCGCCGGTCCGCGCTACGACCTCCCGGAAGCCGACGCCTTCACGCGCGCGTACTGGGACGCGGCGGCCGAAGGGCGGCTGCTGATCCGCCGCTGCCGGGCCTGCGGACGCGCCCACCACTACCCCCGCGAGTTCTGCCCCCACTGCTGGAGCGAGGACGTGACGTGGGAGCCTGCGGGCGGCCGGGCCACCCTCTACACCTGGTCCGTCGTCCACCGCAACGACCTGCCGCCCTTCGGGGAGCGCACGCCGTACGTCGCCGCGGTCGTCGATCTCGCCGAGGGCCCGCGGATGATGACCGAGGTCGTGGAGTGCGCGGACGCCTCGCGGCTGCGGGCCGGCGCGGAGCTGGAGGTCGCCTTCCGGGACGGGATGCCGGTGTTCCGGCCATCCGCAAGGTGA
- a CDS encoding GNAT family N-acetyltransferase: protein MRPDDWYCTQDLTGFLSHAGGFLRSRPDLHTVALTVTETLRRSGSRAYGDEAPVFGVLELGGQVRAAYFRTPPFRLNVTPLSPDEAESLVAHLVALGHSVPGVIAAHDTAEAFVAAWRRQTGAKGAVSQRQRLYRLGNLTAPHPLPAGRARVAGKEDREQLVRWYREFVNAVGDHAARDAAAWADSRISYGGVTFWEGEDGTPLAMAGVTPVVAGQVRVAPVYAPAHLRGRGYAGAVTAQVSRSVLASGVREVLLFTDLANQTSNSLYQRIGYRAVADFTAYDFRGIRTY from the coding sequence ATGCGCCCGGACGACTGGTACTGCACCCAGGACCTCACCGGCTTCCTCTCCCACGCCGGTGGCTTCCTGCGCTCACGCCCCGATCTGCACACCGTCGCCCTGACGGTGACCGAGACGCTGCGCAGGAGCGGGTCGCGTGCCTACGGCGACGAGGCGCCGGTCTTCGGAGTGCTGGAGCTGGGCGGGCAGGTGCGCGCCGCCTACTTCCGCACCCCGCCCTTCCGGCTGAACGTCACCCCCCTCAGCCCCGACGAGGCCGAGTCCCTCGTCGCCCACCTGGTCGCCCTCGGCCACTCGGTCCCCGGCGTCATCGCGGCCCACGACACCGCCGAGGCCTTCGTCGCGGCCTGGCGCCGGCAGACGGGCGCCAAGGGTGCGGTCAGCCAGCGCCAACGCCTGTACCGGCTCGGCAACTTGACCGCCCCGCATCCCCTCCCGGCGGGCCGGGCGCGGGTCGCGGGCAAGGAGGACCGGGAGCAACTGGTGCGCTGGTACCGCGAGTTCGTCAACGCCGTCGGCGATCACGCCGCCCGTGACGCCGCCGCATGGGCCGACTCGCGGATCTCCTACGGAGGCGTCACCTTCTGGGAGGGCGAGGACGGCACCCCCCTCGCCATGGCCGGCGTGACCCCGGTGGTCGCCGGCCAGGTCCGGGTCGCCCCCGTCTACGCCCCGGCCCACCTGCGCGGACGCGGCTACGCGGGCGCGGTCACCGCACAGGTCAGCCGGTCCGTGCTCGCCTCCGGGGTGCGCGAGGTGCTGCTCTTCACGGACCTGGCCAACCAGACCAGCAACAGCCTCTACCAGCGCATCGGGTACCGGGCGGTGGCCGACTTCACGGCGTATGACTTCCGGGGCATCCGCACCTACTGA
- a CDS encoding DoxX family protein — translation MDAIWLTGAEWLAVLRIGLGLWWLESWRHKDKKSWFEGSGIAWAADVAAKHRWNAVRSGFEVVVTPRPRAMAYVVLYAELALGLGLVLGFLTPIALVGGLLLNGLYFALMIHDWAEQGQNSMMALISLVALGGMSWQSWSVDSALGLF, via the coding sequence ATGGACGCGATCTGGCTCACAGGTGCGGAATGGCTGGCCGTGCTCCGCATAGGCCTCGGGCTGTGGTGGCTGGAGAGCTGGCGGCACAAGGACAAGAAGAGCTGGTTCGAGGGGTCCGGGATCGCGTGGGCGGCGGACGTTGCGGCCAAGCACCGCTGGAACGCCGTACGTTCCGGCTTCGAGGTCGTCGTCACGCCACGGCCGCGCGCGATGGCGTACGTCGTCCTGTACGCGGAACTGGCCCTGGGGCTAGGGCTCGTCCTCGGGTTCCTGACCCCGATCGCCCTCGTCGGCGGGCTGCTGCTCAACGGCCTCTACTTCGCCCTGATGATCCACGACTGGGCGGAGCAGGGGCAGAACTCGATGATGGCGCTGATCTCGCTGGTCGCGCTGGGCGGCATGTCGTGGCAGTCGTGGTCGGTGGACAGTGCGCTGGGGCTCTTCTGA
- a CDS encoding pyridoxal 5'-phosphate synthase, translating to MDRHEQDHHEQHRREQDFHELLRSLRVWDVDLPAFDPAAAPAEPLALFTAWFAQAVAAGQVEPHTMSLATTDEEGLPDVRTVMLHGADASGWSFATHIDSRKGRQLTARPYAALGFYWPAQGRQVRLRGPVTDAPSAESQADLHARSTGALAAALTGRQSQALGSLEELARTSEAAWERARREPDAPVPTWTLYYLRPQTVEFFQGDARRRHVRLNYRRTEAGWAKELLWP from the coding sequence ATGGATCGTCACGAGCAGGATCACCACGAGCAACATCGTCGCGAGCAGGACTTCCATGAGCTGCTGAGGTCGCTTCGGGTGTGGGACGTCGACCTGCCCGCCTTCGACCCAGCCGCGGCGCCCGCGGAACCCCTCGCCCTCTTCACGGCCTGGTTCGCGCAGGCAGTCGCGGCGGGGCAGGTGGAGCCCCACACGATGTCCCTCGCCACGACGGACGAGGAGGGCCTGCCGGACGTACGGACGGTGATGCTGCACGGCGCCGACGCGTCCGGCTGGTCCTTCGCGACGCACATCGACAGCCGCAAGGGGCGTCAGCTCACCGCCCGCCCGTACGCGGCCCTCGGCTTCTACTGGCCCGCCCAGGGCCGCCAGGTACGCCTGAGGGGCCCGGTGACGGACGCCCCGTCCGCCGAGTCCCAGGCCGACCTGCACGCCCGCTCGACCGGCGCCCTGGCGGCTGCCCTGACCGGCCGCCAGAGCCAGGCCCTCGGCTCCCTGGAGGAATTGGCGCGCACGTCGGAAGCGGCCTGGGAGCGGGCCCGGCGCGAGCCGGACGCTCCGGTGCCCACCTGGACGCTGTACTACCTGCGCCCGCAGACGGTGGAGTTCTTCCAGGGGGACGCCCGGCGACGGCATGTGCGGCTCAACTACCGGCGCACCGAGGCGGGTTGGGCCAAGGAGCTGCTCTGGCCCTGA
- a CDS encoding phosphotransferase, with protein sequence MPTVRLPEIPADALALIEAQAGPVIKTENLNAGLNSEIATLIHTADTTIFVKGLREEHRRVWTQAREANVNPHVRGIAPALLWHIQAGGWDLLVFEEIPGSHADYAPGSPDLPLVADVIGRLTTIQAPDSITRTMPDRMKEHTDTPELFAGDTLCHTDWFPTNVLISGRAVVVDWAWASRGAAWIDPALWVVWLVNSGHTPAQAEQWAAHIPAWNNAPARSLDAFARATVSVWEGIADGQTEPWVLDMLNAARTWSAHR encoded by the coding sequence ATGCCGACCGTGCGCCTGCCCGAGATTCCCGCCGACGCCCTGGCCCTCATCGAGGCCCAAGCCGGTCCCGTGATCAAGACGGAGAACCTGAACGCGGGCCTCAACAGCGAGATCGCCACCCTCATCCACACCGCCGACACGACGATCTTCGTAAAGGGCTTGCGTGAGGAGCACCGACGGGTGTGGACACAGGCGCGCGAGGCGAACGTCAACCCTCACGTGCGAGGCATCGCCCCGGCCCTGCTGTGGCACATCCAGGCAGGCGGCTGGGACCTCCTCGTCTTTGAGGAAATCCCCGGCAGCCACGCCGACTACGCGCCCGGCTCTCCAGACCTCCCGCTGGTGGCCGACGTAATCGGTCGCCTCACCACCATCCAGGCGCCGGACAGCATCACGCGCACCATGCCCGACCGGATGAAGGAACACACCGACACCCCGGAGCTGTTCGCCGGCGACACGCTCTGTCACACGGACTGGTTCCCCACCAACGTCCTGATCTCCGGCCGCGCTGTGGTCGTCGACTGGGCATGGGCCTCCCGAGGAGCAGCATGGATCGACCCCGCTCTGTGGGTCGTGTGGCTCGTCAACTCCGGCCACACGCCCGCCCAGGCGGAGCAGTGGGCCGCCCACATCCCGGCCTGGAACAACGCTCCGGCGCGGAGCCTCGACGCCTTCGCCCGCGCCACGGTTAGCGTCTGGGAAGGGATCGCGGACGGCCAGACGGAACCCTGGGTGCTCGACATGCTGAACGCCGCCCGCACCTGGAGCGCCCACCGCTGA
- a CDS encoding NAD-dependent epimerase/dehydratase family protein, giving the protein MRMLVLGGTWFLGKELVVGALARGWDVTTFNRGRSGPDAVGVNAVHGDRTDPENLQRLAGHGPWDAVVDTSSSELPPRDVLLAAHALAGQVARWVHVSTVSVYEGWPHYPLTEESPLLDCPADADDTFGYTGPDGSPTKYGFQKAGGERAVSEALGDRAVFLRPGVILGPGEYVGRLPWWLTRAERGGRILAPSPGERRIQPVDVRDVAAFALDQAADTNAGGAFNVAHPDGLTFAEFVTACLTVTSGAGRPVWTAPEDLARHGVKQWTEFPLWRTHAGAWAVDPSRAVAAGLRCRPLSETIADTWTWIQADGRPVEHPRWAEHGIAPEKEAKILASLSGAN; this is encoded by the coding sequence ATGAGGATGCTGGTGCTTGGTGGTACGTGGTTCCTGGGCAAAGAGCTGGTCGTCGGCGCGCTGGCGCGCGGGTGGGATGTGACGACGTTCAACCGTGGCCGTTCGGGACCCGATGCCGTCGGCGTTAACGCGGTGCATGGCGACCGGACCGACCCGGAAAACCTTCAGCGACTGGCTGGACACGGCCCGTGGGATGCTGTGGTGGACACGTCCAGCTCGGAACTTCCACCCCGTGACGTGCTCCTGGCCGCACATGCTCTGGCCGGTCAGGTGGCTCGGTGGGTGCACGTCTCCACAGTGTCCGTGTACGAGGGCTGGCCCCACTACCCCCTCACGGAGGAATCGCCGCTTCTCGACTGCCCTGCGGACGCCGACGACACGTTCGGCTACACGGGCCCGGACGGCTCGCCGACGAAGTACGGGTTCCAGAAGGCGGGCGGAGAGCGGGCCGTATCCGAAGCGCTCGGCGACCGGGCGGTGTTCCTGCGACCCGGGGTGATCCTCGGCCCCGGCGAGTACGTCGGACGCCTGCCCTGGTGGCTTACCCGCGCCGAGCGCGGCGGCCGGATCCTCGCGCCGTCCCCGGGCGAGCGGCGGATTCAGCCGGTCGACGTCCGCGACGTGGCCGCCTTCGCCCTGGACCAGGCTGCCGATACGAATGCCGGCGGGGCCTTCAACGTCGCCCACCCCGACGGGCTGACCTTCGCCGAGTTCGTGACCGCGTGCCTGACCGTGACCAGCGGCGCAGGGCGGCCCGTGTGGACAGCTCCGGAGGACCTCGCCCGCCACGGCGTCAAGCAGTGGACGGAATTCCCCCTGTGGCGCACGCACGCCGGGGCATGGGCCGTCGACCCCTCGCGGGCCGTTGCTGCCGGTCTGCGCTGCCGCCCGCTGAGCGAGACGATCGCCGACACCTGGACTTGGATTCAGGCCGACGGGCGCCCCGTCGAGCATCCACGGTGGGCCGAACACGGCATCGCCCCCGAGAAAGAGGCCAAGATCCTGGCGTCTCTCTCGGGGGCGAACTGA
- a CDS encoding GNAT family N-acetyltransferase produces the protein MTHADIRPPAHPFPDLHGHGLRLRPWDADSDVDLDAWFRGRTDPEFRRWNTPLKITTDLDSARESLRDSARKTAEGTAASYCVTDAATGTPLGQVGVNVIDRVMSCARVGYWVLPEARGRRVATHALALTARWALTELGLHRLELGHAVGHDASCHVAERCGFRHEGTLRGAMWEAERYDVYRDVHLHARLATDPDVSPQATRHVNP, from the coding sequence ATGACCCACGCCGATATACGACCCCCTGCCCACCCCTTCCCCGACCTGCACGGCCACGGCCTCCGCCTGCGTCCCTGGGACGCGGACTCCGACGTCGACCTCGACGCATGGTTCCGGGGGCGCACCGACCCGGAGTTCCGGCGCTGGAACACCCCGCTGAAGATCACTACGGACCTCGACAGCGCCCGGGAATCGCTGCGCGACTCGGCACGGAAAACGGCGGAAGGAACGGCGGCGTCCTACTGCGTCACCGACGCGGCGACCGGCACACCCCTCGGACAAGTCGGCGTCAACGTCATCGACCGCGTCATGAGCTGCGCCCGCGTCGGCTACTGGGTCCTGCCCGAGGCCCGTGGGCGCCGAGTCGCCACCCACGCCCTCGCCCTCACCGCCCGCTGGGCCCTCACCGAACTGGGCCTGCACCGCCTCGAACTCGGCCACGCCGTCGGCCACGACGCCTCCTGTCATGTCGCCGAGCGGTGCGGTTTCCGTCACGAGGGGACCCTGCGGGGTGCGATGTGGGAGGCAGAGCGGTACGACGTGTACCGGGACGTGCATCTGCACGCGCGGCTCGCCACCGATCCGGACGTCAGCCCTCAGGCCACGAGGCACGTCAACCCGTAG
- a CDS encoding pyridoxamine 5'-phosphate oxidase family protein, translating to MALTREEREQFLAEPHVAALAVDAGAGRAPLTVPIWYQYEPGGDIWIMTGLDSRKNRLIQKAGRFSLMIDRLDPTIRYASVEGPVIGTTPATLEQLREISARYLPAEKVDGYVDAAWKNHGEQVVIHMRPERWVSSDLGQV from the coding sequence ATGGCCCTGACCCGCGAAGAGCGTGAACAGTTCCTGGCTGAGCCCCACGTCGCCGCGCTGGCGGTCGACGCGGGCGCGGGGCGCGCTCCACTGACCGTGCCGATCTGGTACCAGTACGAGCCCGGCGGCGACATCTGGATCATGACCGGGCTGGACAGCCGCAAGAACCGGCTGATCCAGAAAGCGGGCCGGTTCTCCCTGATGATCGACCGGCTCGACCCCACCATCCGGTACGCGTCCGTCGAGGGACCGGTCATCGGGACGACCCCCGCCACCCTCGAACAGCTCCGCGAGATCTCCGCCCGCTACCTCCCGGCCGAGAAGGTCGACGGCTATGTCGACGCCGCCTGGAAGAACCACGGCGAGCAGGTCGTCATCCACATGCGGCCCGAACGCTGGGTGTCGTCCGACCTCGGGCAGGTGTGA
- a CDS encoding acyl-CoA dehydrogenase family protein, with protein sequence MDASFTPEQDEIRRTLRELLHSRCGPRELRAALDAPAGHDPDLWTALAGRLGLPGLALPEAYGGVGCSATELALACEETGRALAPSPLLATAVLAAPLIGSLGAEAQRADLLPRIASGTLTAALAVPGAALATALALTGAGDGDWAGGGRAGGVQARRVANGWRLYGQVDQVLDGHSAGLLVVAAHAGGFARSRTLLFLVPGDAVGVVRVRQTALDATRPQGCLQLRDVEAELLGEEDGQDVLAALASVGGTAAAVLACEAVGAADRVLERTVEYVGQREQFGRAIGSFQAVKHRLADVYVGVQAARSAAYYAAWAVAHGEHVCGLALAQALEALRAASAEGIQLHGGIGFTWEHEAHLYFKRAAGDELLFGPVHRLRAHAAEAARLFETSEAREVAV encoded by the coding sequence ATGGACGCCAGCTTCACCCCCGAGCAGGACGAGATCCGCCGCACCCTCCGCGAGCTGCTCCACAGCCGCTGCGGCCCCCGTGAGCTGCGCGCGGCCCTCGACGCCCCCGCCGGACACGACCCCGACCTCTGGACCGCCCTCGCCGGCCGGCTCGGCCTGCCCGGGCTCGCCCTTCCTGAGGCATACGGGGGTGTCGGCTGCTCGGCGACCGAACTCGCCCTCGCCTGCGAGGAGACCGGGCGGGCCCTGGCCCCTTCGCCGCTGCTCGCCACCGCCGTCCTCGCCGCACCGCTGATCGGCTCCCTCGGCGCCGAGGCCCAGCGCGCCGACCTGCTGCCCCGCATCGCCTCCGGCACGCTCACCGCCGCCCTCGCCGTCCCCGGCGCCGCACTCGCCACCGCCCTCGCACTCACCGGCGCGGGCGACGGCGACTGGGCCGGTGGTGGGCGGGCCGGGGGCGTGCAGGCGCGGCGGGTGGCGAACGGCTGGCGGTTGTACGGGCAGGTCGACCAGGTGCTGGACGGGCACAGCGCGGGGCTTCTGGTGGTCGCCGCGCACGCCGGGGGGTTCGCCCGGTCGCGGACGCTGCTGTTCCTGGTGCCGGGGGATGCGGTGGGGGTCGTACGGGTCCGGCAGACCGCCCTCGACGCCACCCGGCCGCAAGGCTGCCTCCAACTCCGGGACGTTGAGGCCGAGTTGCTGGGGGAGGAGGACGGCCAAGACGTCCTCGCCGCCCTCGCCTCCGTCGGTGGCACCGCCGCCGCCGTCCTCGCCTGCGAGGCCGTGGGGGCCGCCGACCGGGTGCTGGAGCGGACCGTGGAGTACGTCGGGCAGCGGGAGCAGTTCGGGCGGGCGATCGGGTCCTTCCAGGCGGTGAAGCACCGGCTGGCGGATGTGTATGTGGGGGTGCAGGCGGCGCGTTCGGCGGCGTACTACGCGGCCTGGGCCGTCGCTCATGGGGAGCACGTGTGCGGGCTCGCCCTCGCGCAGGCCCTGGAGGCGCTGCGTGCCGCGTCCGCCGAGGGGATCCAGCTGCACGGCGGCATCGGTTTCACCTGGGAGCACGAGGCCCACCTGTACTTCAAGCGGGCCGCCGGCGACGAGCTGCTCTTCGGGCCGGTCCACCGGCTGCGGGCACACGCCGCCGAGGCGGCGCGGCTCTTCGAGACGTCCGAGGCGCGGGAGGTGGCGGTGTGA